Genomic window (Pseudanabaena sp. FACHB-2040):
GTGATTTGGGGAGAGCTGTTTAAGCCCGACAGTGTCCCAATTTTGACTATTAAATCGGGCGATCGCATTAAGGTCGACACCGTCTCCCACGAAGGGATTTTGGCTGACCAGGGCGACACCGTCGAGTTTTTGACCAAAGGCGGCATCAAGGAGGCTGACATTCTGGCCGACCAGATGACGATCAAAGCTCAGGTTACCAAGACTGGGCCAGGACCCCACGTCATTACTGGGCCAATCTACATCGAAGGCGCAGAACCGGGAGACGTGCTAGAGATCAAGACTCTGGACATCGAGTATCGGGTGCCCTACGGCGTCATCTCCAACCGTCACGGGCGAGGCTCGCTCCCTGGCGAGTATCCCGAAAACGATGCACCGATTTACACCAAAGTCGTTCCCCTGGAAACCAGCAAGGAAATTGGTATTTTCAAGCCCACCAACGGTCTGCCCAACCTAGAGATTCCTCTGAAGCCCTTTATGGGCATCATGGGTATCGTTCCAGCTAATCCTGAAGATGCAGTTAACTCCGTGCCTCCAGGGGTCTATGGCGGCAACATTGACATTAAGTACCTGGGCCGAAACAGCAGCCTGTATGTACCGGTGCAGGTGCCCGGTGCGCTGTTTTATACCGGCGACCCCCACTGCGCCCAGGGCAACGGCGAAGTAGCCCTCACTGCTATTGAGTGCTCGCTGACGCCGACCTTTGAGCTGATTGTCCACAAAGACATGGCGCTGACTAACCCCATGGGTGAAACAGAAGATGCCTGGCTAGCGGTTGGCCTAGACCGTGACTTGGACGAAGCTATGAAAGCCTCTGTCCGTGAATACCTGCGGATCGTCAACGAGAAGTATGGCCTGACCAAGGCCGATGCTCTGCTCTACGGCAGTGCCAATATCGACTTTGAGGTGTCTCAGGTGGTGGACATTGTTAAAGGTATTCATGGGGTGATTCCTAAAGCTGAGTTTGCTCCGCTATTGGAGCGGTAGGGTTTAGAGTTTAGGGGAAGGTGGTTTCGAGGCTGTGACAGAACCGATTACAACGTTGACGGATTATGCGATCGCACTCGAAACCGCCCTCTTTGCCATTTGTCTGCTGCGCTTTAACCGGATTGAGCGGTTTTGGGCAGCAGCTTTTATTTGTGTCAGTCTGGCCTCTCTGCTGGGCGGCAC
Coding sequences:
- a CDS encoding acetamidase/formamidase family protein, whose product is MGQPWTGRLSAYFSLLPKKFLSRSRRQFLTGACVALGVIALSFIGLHKATAAEVIYVPSTPENVIWGELFKPDSVPILTIKSGDRIKVDTVSHEGILADQGDTVEFLTKGGIKEADILADQMTIKAQVTKTGPGPHVITGPIYIEGAEPGDVLEIKTLDIEYRVPYGVISNRHGRGSLPGEYPENDAPIYTKVVPLETSKEIGIFKPTNGLPNLEIPLKPFMGIMGIVPANPEDAVNSVPPGVYGGNIDIKYLGRNSSLYVPVQVPGALFYTGDPHCAQGNGEVALTAIECSLTPTFELIVHKDMALTNPMGETEDAWLAVGLDRDLDEAMKASVREYLRIVNEKYGLTKADALLYGSANIDFEVSQVVDIVKGIHGVIPKAEFAPLLER